One Diabrotica virgifera virgifera chromosome 3, PGI_DIABVI_V3a genomic window carries:
- the LOC126881161 gene encoding cilia- and flagella-associated protein 299-like isoform X1: protein MAARFVFKANPQIEADRRLLQFDCYEDYLDSLGTNQDECYLQSIEVSRTIAELGYRSSGETLSKKQFETRLAAVLNYLFPPYNPYELSSEGLTGHDNLQVDLALRERPNRVGILSTIIFLKYMTKSGFEVSGYIDYAEKLGNEDWKPFFKGKKRVVPKPSDLGYYHWKSGRVVCNDSLNYKVQQDPNKGLIFQNRFDRKMINPAPGVDPGANTTRKRIYTNMYELVIVFDHLVRQRI, encoded by the exons ATGGCGGCAAGATTTGTCTTCAAAGCAAATCCACAAATAGAAGCTGATagaagacttctacaatttgacTGTTACGAGGACTATTTAGATTCACTAGGTACCAATCAAGATGAATGTTATTTGCAGAGTATTGAAGTAAGCAGAACCATAGCTGAATTGG GTTACAGAAGCTCCGGAGAAACTCTTAGCAAAAAACAGTTTGAAACAAGATTAGCTGCAGTCCTAAATTATTTGTTTCCTCCTTATAACCCCTACGAACTTTCCAGCGAAGGGTTAACTGGACATGACAACCTACAAGTCGATTTAGCTCTGAGGGAAAGGCCCAACCGTGTTGGAATTCTGTctacaattatatttttaaaatacatgaCGAAGTCAGGGTTTGAAGTCTCTGGATATATTGATTACGCGGAAAAATTAGGCAATGAAGACTGGAAACCTTTTTTTAAAG ggAAAAAGCGAGTTGTGCCCAAGCCGTCGGATCTTGGATATTACCACTGGAAATCGGGTCGAGTTGTATGCAATGATTCATTAAATTATAAAGTCCAACAGGATCCCAATAAGGGACTGATTTTCCAAAATCGATTCGATAGAAAAATGATCAATCCCGCACCTGGTGTCGATCCAGGAGCAAATACTACTAGAAAAAGAATTTATACGAATATGTACGAATTGGTTATTGTATTTGATCATCTTGTTAGacaaagaatttaa
- the LOC126881161 gene encoding cilia- and flagella-associated protein 299-like isoform X2 → MCPYTLGYRSSGETLSKKQFETRLAAVLNYLFPPYNPYELSSEGLTGHDNLQVDLALRERPNRVGILSTIIFLKYMTKSGFEVSGYIDYAEKLGNEDWKPFFKGKKRVVPKPSDLGYYHWKSGRVVCNDSLNYKVQQDPNKGLIFQNRFDRKMINPAPGVDPGANTTRKRIYTNMYELVIVFDHLVRQRI, encoded by the exons ATGTGTCCGTATACACTGG GTTACAGAAGCTCCGGAGAAACTCTTAGCAAAAAACAGTTTGAAACAAGATTAGCTGCAGTCCTAAATTATTTGTTTCCTCCTTATAACCCCTACGAACTTTCCAGCGAAGGGTTAACTGGACATGACAACCTACAAGTCGATTTAGCTCTGAGGGAAAGGCCCAACCGTGTTGGAATTCTGTctacaattatatttttaaaatacatgaCGAAGTCAGGGTTTGAAGTCTCTGGATATATTGATTACGCGGAAAAATTAGGCAATGAAGACTGGAAACCTTTTTTTAAAG ggAAAAAGCGAGTTGTGCCCAAGCCGTCGGATCTTGGATATTACCACTGGAAATCGGGTCGAGTTGTATGCAATGATTCATTAAATTATAAAGTCCAACAGGATCCCAATAAGGGACTGATTTTCCAAAATCGATTCGATAGAAAAATGATCAATCCCGCACCTGGTGTCGATCCAGGAGCAAATACTACTAGAAAAAGAATTTATACGAATATGTACGAATTGGTTATTGTATTTGATCATCTTGTTAGacaaagaatttaa
- the LOC126882515 gene encoding cuticle protein 64-like, whose translation MLRLVILGTLFAICSARPGLVGHGISAIAAPAIAVAPAVSVNSGVSTQSRVDYRTPVVASVAVPAVATSVALPAVAPAAYGIGYGSALSGGYGGYGSYSNGHGY comes from the coding sequence ATGTTAAGGCTTGTGATTTTGGGTACTCTCTTCGCCATTTGTAGCGCAAGACCAGGACTGGTAGGACATGGAATAAGTGCTATAGCTGCACCTGCAATAGCCGTTGCCCCAGCTGTTTCTGTTAACTCTGGAGTAAGCACTCAATCACGCGTTGACTACAGAACTCCAGTTGTAGCCTCCGTTGCTGTTCCTGCTGTTGCTACTTCTGTTGCGTTGCCAGCTGTTGCTCCTGCAGCTTATGGGATTGGATATGGTTCAGCATTATCTGGAGGTTATGGCGGATATGGTAGTTATAGTAATGGTCATGGATATTAA